The following are encoded in a window of Halosolutus halophilus genomic DNA:
- a CDS encoding acyl-CoA synthetase gives MASNHNMPDYEQVREGFSWEDIYGAADWDAPDRINIAHEVCDRHAENKEKVALYQVGEEGELTTLTFWELAERTSRFANVLESLGIERGDRVFSYMPRIPEHYVALVGTLKRGAVFGGINERFGPDGISYRLDDCDAKAIVTTAENRDTVADALEDAPAVEHVIVVSDDGTGIRRGDVSYHSEMETASREYEPADTGGEDDALLYYTSGTTGLAKGVLHEHRWVTGVATTQKYAVDLQEGDCYWSTGDLGWLTGPINTLGAWFWGTALFTYESEFDPEEWADLLDRFPITVLFSVPTAYRMLREHEDVLEGVSLDLRHALSIGEPLSAGVVEWGEETLGVTIHDTYGQTETGNMIINNYPTMEVRPGSMGKPLPGIEAAVVDPETGEVLEPGETGEIAQRGDYPCFFAEYWEKPEKTASCFVDGPDGGEQSDAVGSTPDAASGDEWYLSGDLAHTDEDGYFWFEGRADDVILSSGYRIGPFEVESSLGEHEAVAEAAVVPKPHRERGNIVKAYIVPSEGATTSEDLKEEIRNHVRDELSAHEYPREIEFRDELPKTVTGKIRRTELQDEAEEESETA, from the coding sequence ATGGCATCGAACCACAACATGCCCGACTACGAGCAGGTTCGCGAGGGGTTCTCGTGGGAGGACATCTACGGGGCGGCGGACTGGGACGCACCGGACCGGATCAACATCGCGCACGAGGTCTGTGATCGTCACGCAGAGAACAAGGAGAAGGTCGCGCTCTACCAGGTGGGCGAGGAGGGCGAGTTGACGACGCTGACGTTCTGGGAACTGGCCGAACGAACCAGCCGGTTCGCGAACGTGCTCGAATCGCTGGGGATCGAGCGGGGCGATCGGGTGTTCTCGTACATGCCGCGAATCCCGGAGCACTACGTCGCGCTGGTGGGGACGCTCAAGCGCGGTGCCGTCTTCGGCGGGATCAACGAGCGGTTCGGTCCCGACGGGATCTCCTACCGCCTGGACGACTGCGACGCGAAGGCGATCGTCACCACCGCCGAGAACCGCGACACCGTCGCCGACGCGCTCGAGGACGCGCCCGCCGTCGAACACGTCATCGTCGTCAGCGACGACGGGACGGGTATCCGGCGCGGGGACGTCAGCTACCACAGCGAGATGGAGACCGCGAGCCGCGAGTACGAACCGGCCGACACCGGCGGCGAGGACGATGCACTGCTGTACTACACCAGCGGGACGACCGGGCTGGCGAAAGGCGTCCTCCACGAGCACCGGTGGGTCACCGGCGTCGCCACGACCCAGAAGTACGCCGTCGACCTGCAGGAGGGCGATTGCTACTGGTCGACGGGCGACCTCGGCTGGCTGACCGGACCGATCAACACGCTCGGCGCCTGGTTCTGGGGAACCGCGCTGTTCACCTACGAGAGCGAGTTCGACCCCGAGGAGTGGGCCGACCTCCTCGATCGGTTCCCGATCACCGTGCTGTTCTCCGTTCCGACGGCCTACCGCATGCTCCGCGAGCACGAGGACGTCCTCGAGGGAGTATCGCTCGATCTACGGCACGCGCTGTCGATCGGCGAACCGCTCTCGGCGGGCGTCGTCGAGTGGGGCGAGGAGACGCTCGGCGTCACGATCCACGACACTTACGGCCAGACCGAGACGGGGAACATGATCATCAACAACTACCCGACGATGGAGGTCCGGCCGGGGTCGATGGGGAAGCCGCTGCCCGGGATCGAGGCCGCCGTCGTCGATCCGGAGACCGGCGAAGTTCTGGAACCCGGCGAGACGGGCGAGATCGCCCAGCGCGGGGACTACCCCTGCTTCTTCGCGGAGTACTGGGAGAAACCCGAGAAGACCGCGTCGTGTTTCGTCGACGGTCCGGACGGGGGTGAGCAGAGCGATGCGGTGGGATCCACGCCAGACGCGGCGTCTGGCGACGAGTGGTACCTCTCGGGTGACCTCGCCCACACGGACGAAGACGGCTACTTCTGGTTCGAGGGTCGCGCCGACGACGTCATCCTCTCCTCTGGGTACCGGATCGGCCCGTTCGAGGTCGAGAGTTCGCTGGGCGAACACGAGGCCGTCGCCGAGGCCGCCGTCGTTCCGAAACCCCACCGGGAACGGGGCAACATCGTGAAAGCCTACATCGTTCCCAGCGAAGGGGCGACGACGTCCGAAGATCTGAAAGAGGAGATCAGGAATCACGTCCGGGACGAACTCTCGGCCCACGAGTACCCCCGCGAGATCGAGTTCCGCGACGAACTCCCGAAGACGGTCACGGGGAAGATCCGCCGAACGGAGCTCCAGGACGAGGCGGAAGAAGAGAGCGAAACCGCCTGA
- a CDS encoding S26 family signal peptidase: protein MSGPDFGDSADDGHGDDDRDANADATSTGESSDENAVSIEDDGVIRWFLKTDDGTVVFARDVASSVAIVAIVGLLLFGLSGIWPPLVAVESGSMEPNMERGDLIFVVDDDRFVGDDPADGTGVVTLENGQESNHEKFGNPGDVIVFKPDGSDRRTPIIHRAHFWVEDGENWVATQADPAYLNGNDCDDISTCPAPHDGFVTKGDANYNYDQIGMNPKSNIVRPDWVSGKAMVRIPWLGHVRLTFDTIFGGTATTSPTVVGASPDGQGSAAIGAHAVGTAGVAAAGVTAAVAVTRRRF, encoded by the coding sequence ATGAGCGGTCCCGATTTCGGAGACTCCGCCGACGACGGCCACGGTGACGACGATCGAGACGCCAACGCGGACGCGACAAGCACCGGCGAGTCGTCCGACGAGAACGCGGTCTCCATCGAGGACGACGGCGTGATCCGCTGGTTTCTGAAAACCGACGACGGAACCGTCGTCTTCGCCCGCGACGTGGCGAGCAGCGTCGCGATCGTCGCGATCGTCGGCCTCCTGCTGTTCGGTCTCAGCGGGATCTGGCCACCACTCGTCGCCGTCGAGAGCGGGAGCATGGAACCGAACATGGAACGCGGCGACCTCATCTTCGTCGTCGACGACGATCGGTTCGTCGGCGACGATCCCGCCGACGGAACCGGCGTCGTCACGCTCGAGAACGGACAGGAGAGTAACCACGAGAAGTTCGGCAACCCCGGCGACGTCATCGTCTTCAAGCCCGACGGGAGCGATCGCCGGACGCCGATTATCCACCGCGCTCATTTCTGGGTCGAAGACGGAGAGAACTGGGTCGCGACCCAGGCCGACCCAGCGTACCTCAACGGGAACGACTGCGACGACATCAGTACCTGCCCGGCCCCGCACGACGGATTCGTCACGAAAGGCGACGCGAACTACAACTACGACCAGATCGGGATGAATCCGAAATCCAACATCGTCAGGCCCGACTGGGTCTCCGGGAAGGCGATGGTCCGGATCCCGTGGCTCGGCCACGTTCGACTGACCTTCGACACGATTTTCGGCGGGACTGCCACCACGTCACCGACGGTCGTCGGCGCCAGTCCGGACGGACAGGGATCCGCCGCGATAGGTGCACACGCCGTCGGAACGGCGGGCGTCGCAGCAGCCGGTGTTACCGCTGCCGTCGCCGTCACCCGACGACGGTTCTGA
- a CDS encoding DNA-directed DNA polymerase II small subunit, whose protein sequence is MPLEGPARIVSELTSHGYNAEREAVTRIASADDSQAVLERVIESLSEEALVVTTDHVESALEAEVPSESSSDRSVEASDTAGRSVASDPPDDPSVSTGDPSPHSKHGGRSAPVETGGSPPTADRSVDPDLRSLEISNDMTGGSTGTGEYSDFVSVFRDRLDRLGSKLRSRVNHRPATAIESMPGGEEVAMVGLVNDIRSTASGHWLIELEDATGSFPWLVMKDREYVDLVDELLCDEVLAMEGTLADDSGIAFVDSMQFPDIPRTHEPSTADRHVQAALISDVHVGSQEFMAGAWNRFADWLHTEAGERVEYLLLAGDMVEGVGVYPDQDEELDIVDIYEQYETFNERLKQVPGDIEIVMIPGNHDAVRLAEPQPGFDEELREIMSAHDPRIVSNPSTVTIEGVSVLMYHGVSLDEVIAELPEEKASYDEPHRAMYQLLKKRHVAPQFGGHTRLAPEERDYLVIDEVPDIFHTGHVHKLGFGKYHNVLAINSGCWQAQTDFQKSVNIDPDAGFAPIVDLDTLDVTVQKFS, encoded by the coding sequence GTGCCACTCGAGGGCCCTGCCCGGATCGTCAGCGAACTCACCAGTCACGGATACAACGCCGAACGCGAGGCGGTGACGCGGATCGCGTCCGCGGACGATTCGCAGGCCGTCCTCGAGCGCGTCATCGAGTCGCTTTCCGAGGAGGCCCTCGTCGTCACGACCGACCACGTCGAATCGGCCCTCGAAGCAGAGGTGCCATCCGAGTCCTCCTCCGATCGATCCGTCGAGGCGTCCGACACCGCGGGCCGATCCGTCGCGAGTGACCCGCCGGACGACCCCTCCGTTTCAACTGGAGATCCCTCGCCACATTCGAAGCACGGGGGCCGGTCGGCTCCAGTTGAAACAGGGGGGTCTCCCCCGACGGCCGACCGATCGGTCGATCCCGACCTCCGATCGCTCGAGATCAGCAACGACATGACCGGGGGGAGTACCGGGACCGGCGAGTACAGCGACTTCGTCTCGGTCTTCCGGGATCGTCTCGATCGACTCGGCTCGAAACTGCGGAGTCGGGTCAATCACCGCCCGGCGACGGCTATCGAGTCGATGCCGGGCGGCGAAGAGGTCGCGATGGTCGGACTGGTAAACGACATCCGATCGACGGCCAGCGGCCACTGGCTGATCGAACTCGAGGACGCGACGGGGTCGTTCCCGTGGCTCGTAATGAAAGACCGGGAGTACGTCGACCTCGTGGACGAACTGCTCTGTGACGAGGTGCTCGCGATGGAGGGGACGCTGGCGGACGATTCCGGCATTGCCTTCGTCGATTCGATGCAGTTCCCGGACATCCCTCGGACCCACGAACCCTCGACGGCCGATCGCCACGTACAGGCGGCGCTCATCAGCGACGTCCACGTCGGCAGTCAGGAGTTCATGGCGGGCGCGTGGAACCGCTTCGCCGACTGGCTCCACACCGAGGCGGGAGAACGCGTGGAGTACCTGTTGCTCGCGGGTGACATGGTCGAAGGCGTCGGGGTCTACCCCGACCAGGACGAGGAACTCGACATCGTCGACATCTACGAGCAGTACGAGACGTTCAACGAGCGGCTGAAACAGGTACCCGGTGACATCGAGATCGTTATGATTCCCGGCAACCACGACGCGGTGCGACTCGCCGAACCTCAGCCCGGATTCGACGAGGAACTCCGGGAGATCATGTCGGCCCACGATCCGCGCATCGTGAGCAACCCGTCGACGGTGACGATCGAGGGCGTCTCCGTGCTCATGTACCACGGCGTCAGCCTCGACGAGGTCATCGCGGAACTCCCCGAGGAGAAGGCGAGCTACGACGAGCCCCACAGGGCGATGTACCAGCTCCTGAAGAAACGCCACGTCGCACCGCAATTTGGCGGACACACCCGTCTCGCACCCGAAGAACGGGACTACCTCGTCATCGACGAGGTGCCCGACATCTTCCACACGGGCCACGTCCACAAACTCGGGTTCGGAAAGTACCACAACGTCCTCGCGATCAACTCCGGCTGCTGGCAGGCACAGACCGACTTCCAGAAGAGCGTCAACATCGACCCCGACGCCGGCTTCGCCCCGATCGTCGACCTCGATACGCTCGACGTGACGGTTCAGAAGTTCAGCTAG
- a CDS encoding Cdc6/Cdc18 family protein, producing MSDDTETTRNDVDVDDVTVEGERTAGFSTDFGSSDITEDESNQGLFDDLLSGEPIFENKEVLRPSYTPHELPHRSDQINKMATILVAALRGETPSNILIYGKTGTGKTASAKFVSKELESTSKKYSVPCDVEYINCEVTDTQYRVLAQLANKFIEKNEARIDERIETLESVRADLDEYEDASPVRSADDQSDLFADVASEEPVESDTNDPSDLVSTGTDTDAVSGDSPVETGGSSIVDAEASDGEFPPDHPLASTPFTSRAELEGRIDELEADRDSFEEVPMTGWPTDRVYSVFFDAVDYDERVVVIMLDEIDKLVEKSGDDTLYNLSRMNSELENSRVSIIGISNDLKFTDFLDPRVKSSLGEEEIVFPPYDANQLRDILQHRSDVAFKQGALSDDVIPLCAAFAAQEHGDARRALDLLRTAGELAERAQTETIVEEHVRQAQDKIELDRVVEVVRTLPTQSKLVLFAIILLEKNGVHSINTGEVFNIYKRLCEEIDADVLTQRRVTDLISELDMLGIVNAVVVSKGRYGRTKEISLSVPLDETEAVLLSDSRLSDIDDVQPFVQARFEN from the coding sequence ATGTCAGACGATACTGAAACCACGAGGAACGACGTAGACGTTGACGACGTAACCGTCGAGGGCGAGCGGACGGCCGGGTTCTCGACGGACTTCGGGAGTTCCGACATTACCGAGGACGAGTCGAACCAGGGGCTGTTCGACGACCTTCTCAGCGGGGAACCGATCTTCGAGAACAAGGAAGTTCTCCGTCCGTCATATACGCCACACGAACTCCCTCACCGGAGCGATCAGATCAACAAGATGGCGACGATCCTCGTCGCCGCGCTCCGGGGCGAGACGCCGTCGAACATCCTCATCTACGGGAAAACCGGAACCGGAAAGACCGCGAGTGCAAAGTTCGTCAGCAAAGAACTCGAGAGCACCTCCAAGAAGTACAGCGTCCCGTGTGACGTCGAGTACATCAACTGCGAGGTGACCGATACCCAGTATCGGGTCCTCGCACAGCTGGCCAACAAGTTCATCGAAAAAAACGAAGCGCGCATCGACGAGCGGATCGAGACGCTCGAATCGGTGCGTGCTGACCTCGACGAGTACGAGGACGCGTCTCCTGTGCGATCGGCAGACGATCAGTCCGATCTCTTCGCGGACGTCGCGTCGGAGGAACCGGTCGAATCGGATACGAACGACCCCAGCGATCTGGTTTCAACTGGAACCGATACCGACGCCGTGTCTGGCGACTCTCCAGTCGAAACAGGGGGGTCGTCGATCGTCGACGCCGAAGCCAGCGATGGCGAATTCCCACCGGACCACCCGCTCGCCTCGACGCCGTTTACTTCGCGTGCGGAACTCGAGGGGCGGATCGACGAACTCGAAGCCGATCGGGACTCGTTCGAGGAGGTCCCGATGACCGGCTGGCCGACCGATCGGGTCTACAGCGTCTTCTTCGACGCCGTCGATTACGACGAGCGAGTAGTCGTGATCATGCTCGACGAGATCGACAAACTCGTCGAGAAGAGCGGCGACGATACGCTCTATAACCTCTCGCGGATGAACTCCGAACTCGAGAACTCCCGGGTTTCGATCATCGGGATCAGCAACGACCTGAAGTTCACGGATTTCCTCGACCCCCGCGTCAAATCCTCGCTCGGCGAGGAGGAGATCGTCTTCCCGCCGTACGACGCGAACCAGCTCCGGGACATTCTCCAGCACCGATCGGACGTCGCGTTCAAGCAGGGCGCACTCTCGGACGACGTGATTCCACTGTGTGCTGCCTTCGCTGCGCAGGAACACGGGGACGCTCGCCGCGCCCTCGATCTGCTCCGGACCGCGGGCGAACTCGCCGAGCGTGCACAGACGGAGACTATCGTCGAAGAACACGTCCGTCAGGCGCAGGACAAGATCGAACTCGATCGTGTCGTCGAGGTCGTCCGCACGCTCCCGACACAGAGCAAACTCGTCCTCTTCGCGATCATCCTCCTCGAGAAGAACGGCGTCCACAGCATCAACACGGGCGAGGTGTTCAACATCTACAAGCGCCTGTGCGAGGAGATCGACGCCGACGTACTGACCCAGCGGCGGGTGACGGACCTCATCAGCGAACTCGACATGCTGGGGATCGTGAACGCGGTCGTCGTCTCGAAGGGCCGGTACGGTCGAACCAAGGAGATCAGTCTCTCGGTTCCACTCGACGAGACGGAGGCCGTCCTGCTGTCCGACTCCCGGCTGAGCGACATCGACGACGTCCAGCCGTTCGTCCAGGCCCGGTTCGAGAACTGA
- a CDS encoding amidohydrolase family protein, with protein sequence MSPPDQRDPSEARETSFRPAIDSHTHLFPGRLADAIQRSLRAEAGWEFSTPTGRTGIEAVLRSAGVAAYVALPYAHEAGIASDLNEWLVEQADASSSLVPFATVHPDDEDVAGVVREAFEEGARGLKFHCPVQECRPADSRLAPALDVAAAYDRPITYHGGTAPMFEDSPYVGADVFAELVGSYPELRICCAHMGTYEVEAFLDLARDNEHVYLDTTVAMSASAEETVGFDPSTIADETLVELSESIMYGSDFPNIPYPYREERAGLLARDLPRKTARDVFYRTAIDYLGLEEGPALETESE encoded by the coding sequence ATGTCTCCCCCAGACCAACGAGACCCCTCCGAAGCACGCGAGACGTCTTTTCGTCCCGCGATCGACTCCCACACCCACCTGTTCCCCGGACGGCTCGCCGATGCGATCCAGCGCTCGCTCCGCGCCGAGGCCGGCTGGGAGTTCTCGACGCCGACCGGTCGGACCGGGATCGAAGCGGTCCTTCGTTCGGCGGGTGTCGCCGCCTACGTCGCCCTTCCGTACGCACACGAGGCCGGAATCGCGAGCGACCTGAACGAGTGGCTCGTAGAACAGGCCGACGCGTCGTCCTCTCTGGTCCCGTTCGCGACGGTCCATCCTGACGACGAGGACGTCGCGGGCGTCGTCCGCGAGGCGTTCGAGGAGGGCGCGAGAGGCCTGAAGTTCCACTGTCCGGTCCAGGAGTGCCGGCCCGCGGATTCGCGACTCGCCCCGGCGCTCGACGTCGCGGCGGCGTACGATCGCCCGATCACCTATCACGGCGGCACCGCGCCGATGTTCGAGGACAGTCCGTACGTCGGCGCGGACGTGTTCGCGGAACTGGTCGGTTCCTACCCGGAGCTTCGGATCTGCTGTGCGCACATGGGCACCTACGAGGTCGAGGCGTTCCTCGACCTCGCGCGGGACAACGAGCACGTCTACCTCGACACGACGGTCGCGATGTCGGCGTCGGCCGAGGAGACGGTGGGATTCGACCCGTCGACGATCGCCGACGAGACCCTCGTCGAACTCTCCGAGTCGATCATGTACGGGTCCGACTTTCCGAACATCCCGTACCCGTACCGCGAGGAGCGGGCCGGACTGCTGGCTCGCGACCTGCCCCGGAAGACGGCGCGGGACGTCTTCTACCGGACCGCGATCGATTACCTGGGACTCGAGGAGGGGCCTGCGCTCGAAACCGAGAGCGAGTAG